Below is a genomic region from Candidatus Dadabacteria bacterium.
CGGGAAGTGTGTTTTGGACGGAACCCGGTCTCTCGTGCCAGCTTCTCATTGCTGACCACCCACGGCCATCTTGCATACTCGATCCCGCACGCGGGAGAATCGCTTTGCAGTCGCATAATCCATGTTGCCCACGTGATGAATGCGAGGAGCGGCGCTGGAAGAGCAATCGCGCGCCTACCCGCAATGCTTGCAATCTCGCTATAGGCAACAGTTCCCTCTCCCGTGATGTTGAATACCCCGGAGGCAGGCTTCAGCAGGCACAACTCAAAGGCGTCGATCAGGTCGTCCAGGTGGATGAACTGCATCTGCGGATCTGCACCGAGAACGCGGACGCTCGCCAGTCTGAAAAAGGCCTCAGTAACGAAATTCTCGCGCTGGGGCGCCATTACCGTGCATCCCCTCAGTATGGTGACGCAGGAGCTGGGATTGTTTATTGCAAATGTTCTAAGCTTGAGTTCCGCTGCGGCCTTGTCCTCGGCGTACTGAAAGCCTCGAACAGGTCTGACGGGTGACTCCTCGGTATATGCCTGCTCAGTCCCGCAACGGGCACCGTACACAGTGGTGCTGCTGAGGTAAACAAGGTGTTTTATGCCGACATCCCGGCAGTCGTTGATCACCTGGGTCGTACCGCTGACATTAACCCTGTGCGCTGCCTTGCGGTCATGACCGGGACGCAAGAGAAAGGCCAAGTGGACAACCGCGTCAACCCGGTACTTTCGCAGAATGTCCGAAGTGGACTCCCCAATGTCCCTCTGGAATGTTCTGACTTTCGGATAGGATATTTCTAGCGGGAGACAGTCAAGCGCTATAACGCTGTCCACATGGTCTGATTGCGCCAGCCTATCCACCAGCCTTGAGCCGATGAACCCGCCCGCACCCGTCACGGCGACAGTTTTCTTCTCGCTCATCACCTTACTACCTTGAGTGTGTTCCCCTTATTCCATCGTCAATTGAACTTCTTTATGGAATCTTGGATTTTCCCGTCTATTTTCGTTTTGCAACACTTACTTTAACACTGCTCGAATTCAGTCTGGCACAATAGTCAAAAAAGGTACCTACTGCAGGTGGCCAAGCATATAAATCCCCGATCAATTTCCTTTAATCTCAAGTAGTATTATAATGAGCTTTAAAAAATCGGAGTTTATACCTTCATGAACGCAGGAAAAGATCTTTATGCGGTGCTCGGCGTACCGCGAAACGCGACGCAGGACCAGATAAAGAAAGCGTACAGAGACCTCGCGAGAAAACACCACCCCGACATGAATCAGGGGAACAAGGGGTCCGAGGAAAAATTCAAAGAAATTCAGCATGCTTACGAAACCCTCTCCGACGCAGAGAAGAAAAAAACCTACGACATGTTCGGGACAAGCAGTTTCAGTGGACAGAGAACTGGTGGAGGAGGCTACAGGCAGTATTCACGAGGATTTCCGGATATAGATGAAATCTTTAAAGATTTCTTTTCACAGGGAGGCGGGTCTTACGATATGGGTGGAGCCAGAGGTGGCTTCGGAGATGTTTTTGATTTCGGTAACGTGCGACAGCAGCCAATAAGACCGAAAAATATCCAGCATACCGTGACACTTGATTTTGAAACTGCAGTAAAAGGTGGAGAGAAGGAACTTCTGCTCAAGTCCCCAGAGGGCGGAACCAAGAGAATAACGGTTAAGATTCCGGCTGGAGTGAAAACCGGTTCCAAGGTGAGATTGCCGGGCAAGGGCGAACAGATAAATTCCATGGCCGGAGACCTCATTCTCGAAATAAAAGTCTTGTCCCATCCGGTTTTTAGAAGAGAAAACGACGATGTATACATTGATCTTCCGCTAACGGTCTACGAGGCTGCATTGGGAACGCTGATCGACGTGCCGACCATAGAAAGTCCCGTAAAACTTACTGTTCCTCCCGGGGTGGGAAGCGGCACGAAAATGAGGCTCAGGGAAAAGGGAGTGAAAAATCCCAAGACCGGCAAACGGGGCGATCAGTTCGTAGTTATTCAGATAGCAATGCCTAAGGAATCGGATGAACAAATAAAAAAACTCATGGACGAGATTAAAGAGAAATATCCCTACGACCCTAGAAAAAAACTCCTCCAGTATCTATAATTGATCCAACGGCTTTAAGAACCTACCTGCAAGGAGAGTGGTTTATCGTGAGCGGTGAAAAAGAAGAATTAAAGATGGATTTTTCGGGCTTTATTCTCTCATTAAACGCTTCGGCCCTCATTCATCTGGGT
It encodes:
- a CDS encoding J domain-containing protein, translating into MNAGKDLYAVLGVPRNATQDQIKKAYRDLARKHHPDMNQGNKGSEEKFKEIQHAYETLSDAEKKKTYDMFGTSSFSGQRTGGGGYRQYSRGFPDIDEIFKDFFSQGGGSYDMGGARGGFGDVFDFGNVRQQPIRPKNIQHTVTLDFETAVKGGEKELLLKSPEGGTKRITVKIPAGVKTGSKVRLPGKGEQINSMAGDLILEIKVLSHPVFRRENDDVYIDLPLTVYEAALGTLIDVPTIESPVKLTVPPGVGSGTKMRLREKGVKNPKTGKRGDQFVVIQIAMPKESDEQIKKLMDEIKEKYPYDPRKKLLQYL
- a CDS encoding NAD-dependent epimerase/dehydratase family protein, coding for MSEKKTVAVTGAGGFIGSRLVDRLAQSDHVDSVIALDCLPLEISYPKVRTFQRDIGESTSDILRKYRVDAVVHLAFLLRPGHDRKAAHRVNVSGTTQVINDCRDVGIKHLVYLSSTTVYGARCGTEQAYTEESPVRPVRGFQYAEDKAAAELKLRTFAINNPSSCVTILRGCTVMAPQRENFVTEAFFRLASVRVLGADPQMQFIHLDDLIDAFELCLLKPASGVFNITGEGTVAYSEIASIAGRRAIALPAPLLAFITWATWIMRLQSDSPACGIEYARWPWVVSNEKLARETGFRPKHTSREALVSSVLAGS